Proteins encoded together in one Chitinophaga lutea window:
- a CDS encoding MIP/aquaporin family protein, which translates to MSIFLAELLGTALLIILGNGVVANVVLNKNKGQNSGWIVITMGWAMAVFVGVITVGAYSGAHLNSAVTLSLAVAGAIQWDVVPTYLAAQLLGAFLGACTVWAAYMKQFEATDDADLKMAVFCTSPAVRATVPNLITEIVGTFVLIVAVFFIVKPVHGLGAVDALPISLVVLGIGLSLGGPTGYAINPARDLGPRLAHLVLPIRNKRDSDWGYAWIPVVGPIIGAMLATALYMGLK; encoded by the coding sequence ATGTCAATTTTTCTGGCAGAATTACTCGGTACCGCCCTGCTGATTATCCTGGGCAACGGTGTGGTAGCGAATGTTGTACTCAATAAGAACAAAGGCCAAAACAGCGGATGGATTGTGATTACCATGGGCTGGGCCATGGCCGTATTCGTAGGCGTGATCACCGTGGGCGCTTACAGCGGCGCGCACCTGAACTCCGCCGTTACGCTGTCGCTCGCCGTGGCTGGCGCCATCCAGTGGGACGTAGTGCCCACTTACCTCGCCGCACAGCTTTTAGGGGCGTTTTTAGGCGCCTGTACGGTATGGGCCGCTTATATGAAACAGTTCGAGGCAACGGACGATGCGGACCTGAAAATGGCCGTTTTCTGCACCTCTCCGGCTGTCCGCGCCACCGTTCCCAATCTCATCACCGAAATAGTGGGGACATTTGTACTCATTGTTGCCGTGTTTTTCATCGTCAAACCCGTGCATGGCCTCGGTGCGGTAGATGCGCTGCCGATTTCGCTGGTAGTGCTGGGCATTGGCCTCTCGCTCGGCGGGCCTACCGGCTACGCCATCAACCCGGCCAGGGACCTCGGTCCGCGCCTGGCGCACCTGGTGCTGCCCATCAGAAACAAACGCGACAGCGACTGGGGGTACGCCTGGATTCCCGTTGTGGGGCCGATCATCGGCGCCATGCTGGCAACAGCGCTGTATATGGGGCTGAAATAA
- the glpK gene encoding glycerol kinase GlpK, producing MEAKFIMALDQGTTSSRAIIFDKSGNIIAVAQKEFSQIYPQPGWVEHDPNEIWSTQAGVAAEVIVKAGTTGDQIAAMGITNQRETTIVWDRKTGKPLYNAIVWQDRRTAAYCDELRARGLAEDIRSRTGLIVDAYFSGTKVKWILDNVEGARAKAEAGELAFGTVDSWLIWNFTKGKLHVTDVSNASRTMLFNIHTQQWDESLLKLMDIPASMLPEVRASSEVYGHTEATLTPFEIPIAGIAGDQQAALFGQMCTEPGMVKNTYGTGCFMMLNTGEKAITSSNNLLTTIAWRIGNTTHYALEGSIFIGGAVVQWLRDGLGIIRHSADVEALAASVKDTDGVYLVPAFAGLGAPHWNQYARGTIVGMTRGTKDAHIARAALDSIAYQTMDVLKAMEADAGMDIQELRVDGGATANNLLMQFQADILRTQVVRPKVTETTALGAAYLAGLATGFWDSVDTIRSQWQEDQRFKPSMDDKQRTELTKNWQRAIRAAKAWTEE from the coding sequence ATGGAAGCAAAATTCATCATGGCCCTGGACCAGGGAACCACCAGCTCTCGCGCTATCATTTTCGACAAATCAGGGAACATTATCGCCGTAGCCCAGAAAGAATTTTCACAGATCTATCCCCAACCGGGATGGGTAGAGCATGATCCGAACGAGATCTGGTCCACCCAGGCCGGCGTGGCGGCGGAAGTGATCGTGAAAGCCGGCACTACCGGCGACCAGATCGCCGCCATGGGCATCACCAACCAGCGCGAAACCACCATCGTCTGGGACCGTAAAACAGGCAAACCGCTGTACAACGCCATCGTGTGGCAGGACAGGAGGACGGCCGCCTACTGCGACGAGCTGCGCGCCAGGGGGCTGGCGGAAGACATCCGCTCCAGAACCGGCCTGATCGTAGACGCTTATTTCTCCGGCACCAAGGTAAAATGGATACTCGATAACGTGGAAGGAGCGAGGGCAAAGGCAGAGGCCGGCGAACTGGCTTTCGGCACGGTAGACAGCTGGCTGATCTGGAACTTCACCAAGGGGAAGCTCCACGTCACGGATGTGAGCAACGCCTCCCGTACCATGCTGTTCAACATCCATACCCAGCAGTGGGACGAAAGCCTGCTGAAGCTGATGGACATTCCGGCGTCGATGCTGCCGGAAGTGCGCGCGTCCAGCGAAGTGTACGGCCATACCGAAGCCACCCTCACGCCGTTCGAAATCCCCATCGCCGGTATCGCCGGCGACCAGCAGGCCGCGCTGTTCGGGCAGATGTGCACCGAGCCCGGTATGGTGAAAAACACTTACGGCACCGGCTGCTTCATGATGCTCAATACCGGCGAAAAAGCCATTACTTCCAGCAATAACCTGCTCACCACCATCGCCTGGCGCATCGGGAACACTACCCATTATGCGCTCGAAGGCAGCATTTTCATCGGCGGCGCCGTGGTGCAGTGGCTCCGCGACGGCCTCGGCATCATCCGCCACTCGGCCGATGTGGAAGCGCTGGCCGCTTCCGTGAAAGATACGGACGGTGTTTACCTCGTGCCCGCCTTTGCCGGCCTCGGCGCGCCACACTGGAACCAGTACGCCCGCGGCACCATCGTAGGCATGACGCGCGGCACCAAAGACGCGCACATCGCCCGCGCGGCGCTCGACAGCATCGCTTACCAGACGATGGACGTGCTCAAAGCCATGGAGGCCGATGCAGGCATGGACATCCAGGAGCTGCGCGTAGACGGTGGCGCCACGGCCAACAACCTGCTGATGCAGTTCCAGGCAGACATCCTGCGTACCCAGGTGGTAAGGCCCAAGGTGACCGAAACCACCGCCCTGGGCGCCGCTTACCTGGCCGGCCTGGCAACGGGTTTCTGGGACAGTGTGGATACCATCCGCAGCCAGTGGCAGGAAGACCAGCGTTTCAAACCTTCCATGGACGACAAACAGCGCACGGAGCTCACCAAAAACTGGCAGCGCGCCATCCGTGCGGCAAAAGCCTGGACCGAAGAATAA
- the fsa gene encoding fructose-6-phosphate aldolase encodes MKFFIDTANLSQIQEAHDLGILDGVTTNPSLMAKEGIKGEAAIMKHYETICEMVEGDVSAEVLSTDFAGIVEEGKKLAAIHPNIVVKVPMIKDGVKAIRWFTENGIRTNCTLVFSAGQAILAAKAGAAYVSPFIGRIDDSSWDGIELIAQIAQIYSIQGFKTEVLAASIRNALHIVKCAENGADVCTCPLDSILGLLKHPLTDIGLAKFLEDAKKM; translated from the coding sequence ATGAAATTCTTTATTGATACAGCAAACCTTTCGCAAATCCAGGAAGCGCACGACCTGGGCATTCTGGACGGCGTTACCACCAATCCCTCGCTGATGGCGAAGGAAGGCATCAAAGGGGAAGCTGCCATCATGAAACACTACGAAACCATTTGCGAAATGGTGGAAGGCGACGTAAGCGCCGAAGTATTGTCTACCGACTTCGCCGGCATCGTGGAAGAAGGTAAGAAACTGGCTGCCATTCACCCGAACATCGTGGTGAAAGTGCCGATGATCAAAGACGGCGTAAAAGCCATCCGCTGGTTCACCGAAAACGGTATCCGCACCAACTGTACCCTGGTATTTTCTGCCGGTCAGGCCATCCTGGCGGCAAAAGCCGGTGCCGCCTACGTATCGCCCTTCATCGGCCGTATCGACGACAGCAGCTGGGACGGTATCGAGCTGATCGCCCAGATCGCCCAGATCTACAGCATCCAGGGCTTCAAAACCGAAGTGCTGGCCGCATCTATCCGCAACGCCCTCCACATCGTTAAATGTGCCGAAAACGGCGCCGACGTGTGCACCTGCCCGCTGGATTCCATCCTGGGCCTGCTGAAACACCCCCTCACGGACATTGGCCTGGCCAAATTCCTCGAGGACGCTAAAAAAATGTAG
- a CDS encoding class I SAM-dependent methyltransferase, with protein MSLPQHTDATLRYQQQVDNSRSYVMPFIQREFPELKGLRVMEIGCGEGGVLTPFLEAGCRCVGVDLFPERIELAKGFLGQYIDNGQLQLIAKNIYDVDFFGEFQHAFDVIILKDAIEHIPDQDKLVAYLKNLLTVRGQVYFGFPPWYMPHGGHQQICGSKFLSFLPYVHLLPRPLYRGLLKAFGESEGTIKELMELVDTGISIERFEKIVRTTGFDITQRKYYLINPIYKYKFNLQPREQFGWMKKIPFVRNFFTTCMYYMIKPSAETKG; from the coding sequence ATGTCATTACCACAACATACCGACGCCACTTTAAGGTACCAGCAGCAGGTTGATAATTCCCGGAGTTACGTGATGCCGTTCATCCAGCGGGAGTTTCCCGAGCTGAAAGGCCTGCGCGTGATGGAAATCGGCTGCGGCGAGGGCGGGGTGCTCACCCCCTTCCTGGAAGCGGGCTGCCGTTGTGTGGGCGTGGACCTCTTCCCGGAAAGAATTGAACTGGCGAAGGGATTCCTGGGGCAGTACATCGACAACGGCCAGCTGCAGCTGATCGCCAAAAATATATACGACGTCGACTTTTTCGGGGAATTCCAGCATGCTTTTGATGTGATCATCCTCAAAGACGCCATCGAGCATATCCCGGACCAGGACAAACTGGTGGCGTATCTCAAAAACCTCCTGACCGTGCGCGGCCAGGTATATTTCGGTTTCCCGCCCTGGTATATGCCCCATGGCGGCCACCAGCAGATCTGCGGCAGCAAATTCCTGAGTTTCCTGCCGTATGTGCATTTACTGCCGCGGCCGCTGTACCGTGGCCTGCTCAAAGCTTTCGGCGAAAGCGAGGGCACCATCAAAGAATTGATGGAGCTGGTGGATACCGGTATTTCCATCGAACGGTTTGAAAAGATCGTGCGCACCACCGGGTTCGATATCACCCAAAGAAAATACTACCTCATCAACCCGATTTACAAATACAAGTTCAACCTGCAACCGCGGGAGCAGTTCGGATGGATGAAGAAGATCCCCTTCGTCCGCAATTTCTTTACCACCTGCATGTACTACATGATCAAACCTTCGGCGGAAACGAAGGGTTAA
- a CDS encoding shikimate dehydrogenase family protein, with protein sequence MRLFGLIGFPLSHSFSKGFFAEKFQREGITDCRYENFPIPSIDQFQALWNDHPELEGMNVTIPYKQEVIPFLHHFSDAAKAIGAVNCIRRRDNELTGHNTDVIGFSRSLQPLLQPQHTKALILGAGGAAKAVKYALQRLGISYTEVSRKYFDGTIGYDAVNETVMREHTLIVNTTPLGMYPNVTEAPPIPYEFITDRHLLYDLIYNPAETLFMKKGAERGASVKNGHEMLILQAEASWEIWNA encoded by the coding sequence ATGCGCTTGTTCGGCCTGATCGGCTTCCCGCTTTCCCATTCCTTTTCAAAAGGGTTTTTTGCTGAAAAATTCCAGCGCGAAGGCATCACGGATTGCCGGTACGAAAACTTCCCCATTCCCTCGATAGACCAGTTCCAGGCCCTCTGGAACGACCATCCGGAACTGGAAGGCATGAACGTCACCATTCCCTACAAACAGGAAGTCATTCCCTTTCTCCACCATTTCAGCGACGCAGCGAAAGCCATCGGCGCAGTGAACTGCATCCGCCGCCGGGATAACGAGCTCACCGGGCATAATACGGACGTGATCGGTTTCAGCCGCTCCCTGCAGCCCTTACTGCAACCACAGCATACCAAAGCGCTGATACTCGGCGCGGGCGGGGCCGCCAAAGCGGTGAAATATGCCCTGCAGCGGCTGGGCATCTCCTACACCGAAGTGAGCCGCAAATATTTTGACGGCACCATCGGGTACGATGCGGTGAACGAAACGGTGATGCGGGAACATACGCTGATCGTAAATACCACGCCGCTGGGCATGTACCCGAACGTAACCGAAGCGCCGCCCATTCCTTACGAATTCATCACGGACCGGCACCTGCTGTACGACCTCATCTACAACCCGGCCGAAACACTGTTCATGAAAAAAGGCGCCGAACGCGGCGCCTCCGTTAAAAACGGTCATGAAATGCTGATACTGCAGGCCGAGGCATCCTGGGAAATCTGGAATGCCTGA
- a CDS encoding phosphosulfolactate synthase has product MNFNLTQIPERTSKPRNHGLTMVMDKGLSVEEAKNFLSAASPHVDIVKLGFGTSFVTPNLREKIELYQAANIPVYFGGTLFEAFLIRNQFDEYVKVIKDYGISYMEVSDGSITIPHAEKCGYIEKLTKHGLVLSEVGSKDAEHIIPPYKWIELMRAELEAGATYVIAEAREGGNVGIYRGSGEVREGLVQEILTQIPAEKIIWEAPQKDQQLYFLELVGCNANLGNLAPHEVIPLEAMRVGLRGDTFHLFLDKE; this is encoded by the coding sequence ATGAATTTTAATCTGACGCAAATTCCGGAAAGAACCAGCAAGCCGCGGAACCATGGGCTCACCATGGTGATGGACAAAGGCCTGAGCGTTGAAGAAGCAAAGAACTTTTTATCTGCTGCCTCACCGCATGTGGATATTGTAAAACTGGGATTTGGCACCTCTTTCGTAACTCCCAACCTTCGTGAAAAAATTGAACTGTACCAGGCGGCGAATATCCCCGTATACTTCGGCGGTACCCTGTTTGAGGCGTTCCTCATCCGTAACCAGTTTGACGAGTACGTGAAAGTGATCAAAGACTACGGTATCTCCTATATGGAAGTTTCCGACGGTTCCATCACCATCCCGCACGCGGAAAAGTGCGGCTACATCGAAAAACTCACCAAACACGGCCTGGTGCTGAGTGAAGTGGGCTCCAAAGATGCGGAGCATATCATTCCTCCCTATAAATGGATCGAACTGATGCGCGCGGAACTGGAAGCCGGCGCCACTTACGTGATCGCGGAAGCGCGCGAAGGCGGTAACGTAGGCATTTACCGCGGTAGCGGCGAAGTGCGCGAAGGGCTGGTGCAGGAAATCCTCACACAGATACCGGCTGAAAAAATCATATGGGAAGCTCCCCAGAAAGACCAGCAGCTGTATTTCCTGGAACTGGTAGGCTGCAACGCCAACCTGGGCAACCTGGCCCCCCACGAGGTGATTCCCCTGGAAGCCATGCGTGTGGGCCTCCGCGGCGATACCTTCCACCTTTTCCTCGACAAAGAATAA
- a CDS encoding tetratricopeptide repeat protein, giving the protein MNHDFPSFNEFNEDFEDLRDLLQQFENLKEGRSHAFLDEDSFEQIIDYYDEHDELNNALQAVEIAIEQFPFSSALLLKKSALLIETKKYREALALLEKAALLDSNDINLYILKTDVYLAMNQHEKAASLLEEQITQFDGEDRTDLLLELADVYDDWEEFEKVFDCLKMLLEYDANNEEALHKICFWTEFTGRNEESIRLHTNIINEHPYNQLAWFNLGTAYQGLKLYEKAIDAYQYAVVIDERFDYAYRNMGDAYIHLRKYNEAIEVLQKHLEVAKPEDVIYEAIGHCYEKMRKFTQARYYYRKASHLSPNDDKLYLKIAKAYMTEENWENAIKSLQSALRINKHSAEYNITLGQCYLQLGSDKEALAHFLNAVRIRPNSAQAWKELVRGLYASGHVDEALVQLDAAEARIGRKPVFLFYRAALLIATGKTKEGLLQLETALQLHPRQVKKMVELDPSILQHIAVVDLIGRYRRKR; this is encoded by the coding sequence ATGAATCACGATTTCCCATCATTTAACGAGTTTAACGAGGATTTTGAAGATTTGAGGGACTTGCTTCAGCAATTTGAGAATCTTAAGGAGGGCAGATCACACGCCTTCCTGGACGAGGATTCTTTCGAACAGATCATCGATTACTACGATGAGCACGATGAGCTCAATAATGCCCTCCAGGCCGTTGAAATCGCCATCGAGCAGTTCCCCTTCTCCTCCGCACTGCTACTCAAAAAATCCGCTTTATTAATCGAAACCAAAAAATACCGCGAAGCCCTCGCATTGCTGGAAAAAGCCGCATTGCTGGACAGTAACGATATTAACCTGTATATTCTCAAAACAGACGTGTACCTGGCCATGAACCAGCACGAAAAGGCGGCCTCCCTCCTCGAGGAACAGATCACCCAGTTCGACGGGGAAGACCGTACCGACCTGCTGCTGGAACTGGCGGACGTGTACGACGACTGGGAAGAATTCGAAAAAGTGTTCGACTGCCTCAAGATGCTGCTGGAATACGATGCCAACAACGAGGAAGCCCTGCACAAAATCTGCTTCTGGACCGAGTTTACAGGCCGCAACGAAGAAAGCATCCGCCTCCATACCAACATCATCAACGAGCACCCGTACAACCAGCTGGCCTGGTTCAACCTGGGCACGGCCTACCAGGGCCTGAAGCTCTATGAAAAAGCGATCGACGCGTACCAGTACGCCGTGGTGATCGACGAGCGGTTCGACTATGCCTACCGCAACATGGGCGACGCCTACATCCACCTGCGCAAATACAACGAAGCCATCGAGGTGCTGCAGAAACACCTGGAAGTGGCCAAGCCGGAAGACGTGATCTACGAAGCCATCGGCCACTGCTACGAAAAGATGCGCAAGTTCACGCAGGCCCGGTATTATTACCGCAAGGCCAGCCACCTCAGCCCGAACGACGACAAGCTCTATCTCAAAATAGCCAAGGCTTACATGACGGAGGAGAACTGGGAAAACGCCATCAAGTCCCTCCAGTCCGCCCTGCGCATCAACAAACACAGCGCCGAGTACAATATCACCCTGGGGCAGTGTTACCTGCAGCTGGGAAGCGACAAGGAGGCCCTGGCCCATTTCCTCAACGCCGTGCGTATCCGGCCCAACAGCGCCCAGGCCTGGAAAGAACTGGTGCGCGGCCTGTATGCCTCCGGTCATGTGGACGAAGCCCTCGTGCAGCTCGATGCCGCCGAAGCCCGGATAGGGCGTAAACCCGTGTTTCTTTTTTACCGGGCCGCCCTGCTCATTGCCACCGGCAAAACCAAAGAGGGCCTGCTGCAGCTGGAAACAGCCCTGCAACTGCATCCCCGCCAGGTGAAAAAGATGGTGGAGCTCGACCCGTCCATCCTCCAGCATATCGCCGTGGTAGACCTCATCGGCCGGTACAGGCGTAAACGTTAA
- a CDS encoding enoyl-CoA hydratase/isomerase family protein, with the protein MSGLTYHIADRVATITLNRPDKRNALNGALVRELREAFARAEADDHVKVIVLAGNGKAFCAGADLEYLQQLQQNNYEENLADSRELMQLMEEMYTLPKVVIALIEGDAIAGGCGLASLADLSYAVPAAKFGYTEVRIGFVPALVSVFLVRKIGEGRARELLLTGRLIPAEEAAAYGLINKVVPAEQIRAHVAAVAQSLCNDASANSLKITKQLVRTALDQQLPAALETAAHLNAETRQHPDCRKGVGAFLDKQKPSW; encoded by the coding sequence ATGTCCGGATTGACCTATCATATCGCAGACAGGGTGGCCACCATCACCCTGAACCGGCCCGATAAGCGTAACGCCCTGAATGGCGCGCTGGTCAGGGAATTGCGCGAGGCATTCGCCCGCGCGGAGGCGGACGACCATGTGAAGGTGATCGTACTGGCGGGTAACGGCAAGGCGTTTTGCGCCGGGGCCGACCTGGAGTACCTGCAGCAGCTGCAACAGAACAATTACGAGGAAAACCTCGCCGATTCGAGGGAGCTCATGCAGCTGATGGAAGAAATGTACACCCTGCCCAAAGTGGTGATCGCCCTGATCGAGGGAGACGCCATCGCCGGCGGCTGTGGGCTGGCCTCGCTGGCCGACCTCAGCTATGCCGTACCGGCCGCCAAATTCGGCTACACCGAGGTGCGCATCGGCTTTGTGCCCGCCCTCGTGAGCGTGTTTCTGGTGCGGAAGATAGGAGAGGGCAGGGCCCGCGAACTGCTGCTCACCGGCCGCCTTATCCCGGCGGAGGAAGCAGCTGCTTACGGTTTGATCAATAAAGTGGTGCCGGCGGAGCAGATCAGGGCCCATGTGGCGGCAGTGGCGCAAAGCCTCTGCAACGACGCATCGGCCAACTCCCTGAAAATCACCAAACAACTGGTGCGTACGGCGCTCGATCAGCAGCTGCCCGCCGCCCTGGAAACGGCCGCCCACCTGAATGCCGAAACCCGGCAGCATCCAGACTGCCGGAAGGGGGTAGGGGCCTTTCTGGATAAGCAAAAGCCAAGCTGGTAG
- the pafA gene encoding alkaline phosphatase PafA: MSRIKLLTVICLLTAPVVFGQKATSPTKGFPPNYGKKAQQDVARPKLVVGMVVDQMRWDYLYRFNDRYSNDGFKRLLGEGFSCENTLIPYTPTITACGHTCVYTGSVPAIHGIIGNAWYNKASRSSVYCTDDSTVTAVGGSDAAGRMSPANMYTSTITDELRMATNFRSKVVGVAIKDRGSILPAGHSATAAYWYDGVTGNFMTSSYYMKSLPAWAEAFNNQKLPAKYLAKPWNTLYPIETYVQSTADDKPYEGRFKGQNNSAFPHELAGTMGNSFGILSSTPYGNTFTLEFAKKALEGHEMGQGPITDFLAISLSSTDYVGHQHGPNSIEIEDTYLRLDRDLAEFFQYLDKKVGKGQWLFFLTADHAVAHVPGFLKENKIPGGSWDDAAMLKSLNAATEKAFGVKKAILSGYNYQLSLDNEALEKSGKTEEIKQFIIRETLRWPGIANAFDLHKLGATALPEPQKSMMTNGYNVQRSGDIMLVLQPGWLDGGSTGTTHGLWNPYDAHIPLLWMGWGVRQGKTNRTVSMADIAPTIAAMLRIQMPNGNVGHVIEELTK, from the coding sequence ATGAGCCGTATTAAATTATTGACCGTCATCTGTCTGTTGACGGCGCCAGTTGTCTTTGGTCAAAAGGCTACTTCGCCCACCAAAGGCTTCCCCCCGAACTATGGAAAAAAGGCACAACAGGACGTGGCCAGGCCCAAACTCGTGGTAGGCATGGTAGTAGACCAGATGCGCTGGGATTATTTATACCGTTTTAACGACCGGTATTCGAACGATGGTTTCAAACGCCTCCTGGGCGAAGGATTCTCCTGCGAAAACACCCTCATCCCATATACCCCCACCATCACCGCCTGCGGCCATACCTGCGTATACACCGGCTCGGTGCCCGCCATCCACGGCATCATCGGCAACGCCTGGTATAACAAAGCTTCCAGGAGCAGCGTGTATTGCACGGACGACAGCACCGTCACCGCCGTTGGCGGCAGCGATGCGGCGGGCAGAATGAGCCCCGCCAACATGTACACCTCCACCATTACCGACGAACTGCGCATGGCCACCAACTTCCGCAGCAAAGTGGTAGGCGTGGCCATTAAAGACCGCGGCTCCATCCTGCCGGCCGGCCACAGCGCCACCGCGGCTTATTGGTACGACGGTGTAACGGGGAACTTCATGACCAGCAGCTACTACATGAAGAGCCTCCCGGCCTGGGCGGAAGCCTTCAACAACCAGAAACTGCCGGCCAAATACCTCGCCAAACCGTGGAACACCCTGTATCCCATCGAAACTTACGTGCAGAGCACGGCAGACGATAAACCGTATGAAGGCCGCTTCAAAGGACAGAACAACTCCGCCTTCCCGCACGAACTGGCTGGCACCATGGGCAACAGCTTCGGCATTCTGTCGTCTACGCCCTACGGCAACACTTTCACCCTCGAGTTCGCCAAAAAAGCGCTCGAAGGCCATGAAATGGGTCAGGGGCCCATCACGGACTTCCTGGCCATCAGCCTGTCGTCTACCGACTACGTAGGCCACCAGCACGGCCCCAACTCCATCGAAATTGAAGATACCTACCTGCGCCTCGACCGCGACCTGGCGGAGTTCTTCCAGTACCTCGACAAAAAAGTGGGCAAGGGCCAGTGGCTGTTCTTCCTCACGGCAGACCATGCCGTGGCGCATGTGCCCGGTTTCCTGAAAGAAAATAAAATCCCCGGCGGCAGCTGGGACGACGCGGCCATGCTGAAATCGCTCAATGCCGCTACCGAAAAGGCGTTCGGCGTGAAGAAAGCCATCCTTTCCGGGTATAACTACCAGTTGAGCCTCGACAACGAAGCCCTTGAAAAATCCGGTAAAACCGAAGAGATCAAACAGTTCATTATACGCGAAACGCTCAGATGGCCCGGCATCGCCAACGCGTTCGACCTGCATAAACTGGGCGCCACCGCGCTTCCCGAGCCGCAGAAGTCCATGATGACCAACGGCTACAACGTACAGCGCAGCGGCGACATCATGTTGGTATTGCAGCCCGGATGGCTCGATGGCGGCTCCACCGGCACCACCCACGGCCTCTGGAACCCCTACGACGCACATATTCCCCTGCTCTGGATGGGCTGGGGCGTACGCCAGGGTAAAACCAACCGTACCGTGTCTATGGCCGACATTGCGCCTACCATCGCAGCGATGCTGCGCATCCAGATGCCGAACGGCAACGTGGGGCATGTGATCGAGGAATTGACGAAATAG
- a CDS encoding aminotransferase class I/II-fold pyridoxal phosphate-dependent enzyme, with protein MDIFEKLLKHKGPIGEHSERAHGYFAFPKLEGEIGPRMKFRGKDKIVWSLNNYLGLANHPEVRATDAKAAADFGLASPMGARMMSGNTNYHEQLEKELSEYMGKEDTTLLNYGYQGIMSAIDAICNRRDVIVYDAECHASIIDGLRLHQGHRYVFKHNDIEDCEKQLKRAVELCKTSGGGILVITEGVFGMAGDQGKLKEIAALKDQYEFRFMVDDAHGFGTMGKTGAGTGEEQGVQDKIDLLFNTFAKSGASIGAFMSGDKAIINYLRYNMRSQIFAKSIPLPIVIGHLKRVQLMRQQPELKAKLWSNVNKLQQGLKDRGFNIGRTNSPVTPIYLQGDIPEATAMCLDLRENYNIFCSIVVYPVIPKGQIIYRLIPTAAHSDEDIELTLKAFTETKEKLDQKVYAVAEIPMV; from the coding sequence ATGGATATATTCGAGAAACTGCTGAAGCATAAAGGCCCTATCGGTGAGCATTCCGAGAGAGCCCATGGATACTTCGCTTTCCCCAAGCTGGAAGGTGAAATAGGGCCCCGGATGAAATTCCGGGGAAAGGACAAGATCGTTTGGAGCCTGAACAACTACCTGGGCCTGGCCAACCACCCGGAAGTTCGTGCCACAGACGCCAAAGCCGCCGCGGATTTTGGCCTGGCATCCCCCATGGGCGCGCGCATGATGAGCGGCAACACCAATTATCATGAGCAGCTGGAAAAAGAGTTGAGCGAATACATGGGCAAGGAAGACACCACCCTGCTCAACTACGGTTACCAGGGCATTATGAGCGCTATCGATGCTATCTGTAACCGCCGCGACGTGATCGTGTACGACGCGGAGTGCCACGCTTCCATCATCGACGGCCTGCGCCTGCACCAGGGGCACCGTTATGTGTTCAAGCACAACGATATCGAAGACTGTGAAAAACAGCTGAAGCGTGCGGTGGAACTGTGCAAAACAAGCGGCGGCGGCATCCTCGTGATCACGGAAGGGGTGTTCGGCATGGCCGGCGACCAGGGTAAACTGAAAGAGATCGCCGCGCTGAAAGATCAATACGAGTTCCGGTTTATGGTAGACGATGCGCACGGCTTCGGCACCATGGGCAAAACCGGTGCCGGTACCGGTGAAGAGCAGGGCGTGCAGGACAAAATCGACCTGCTGTTCAATACCTTCGCAAAATCCGGCGCTTCCATCGGCGCTTTCATGAGCGGCGATAAAGCCATCATCAACTACCTGCGCTACAACATGCGCTCGCAGATATTCGCCAAATCCATTCCCCTGCCCATCGTGATCGGCCACCTGAAAAGGGTGCAGCTGATGCGCCAGCAGCCGGAACTGAAGGCCAAACTCTGGAGCAATGTAAACAAGCTGCAGCAGGGCCTGAAAGACAGGGGTTTCAACATCGGCCGCACCAACTCCCCGGTTACGCCGATCTACCTCCAGGGCGATATTCCGGAAGCCACCGCCATGTGCCTCGACCTCCGCGAGAATTACAATATCTTCTGTTCCATCGTGGTATACCCCGTGATACCCAAAGGCCAGATCATCTACCGCCTGATCCCCACCGCGGCTCACT